In the Vicia villosa cultivar HV-30 ecotype Madison, WI unplaced genomic scaffold, Vvil1.0 ctg.000011F_1_1, whole genome shotgun sequence genome, AATTGGAAACCGCCTCGAAGATATTATATAAAGCTCAATACAGATGGCGCGTGCAAAGATGTATCACTTTCGGGTTGTGGTGGAATTATTCGGGATTCCAATTGGGAATGGGTAGGTGGCTTTGCCAAGTACACGGGTACTTGCTTTTATTGTGGAATTATGAGGGTGTTCGAAGGCCTCAAGTATACGCTCCACTTGGGAAAAAGGAAAGTGGAGCTTAATGTTGATTCAATAGCGGTGGTTGATGTTATTCTAAAGGGTGCGTCGACGACAAGTTACGAAAGTCACGCACTGATACAACAAATTACTAGACTAATTGGAATGCATGAGGATGTGGAAGTTAGCCATACTTTTCGAGAAGCAAACATGTGTGTCGATGCGCTAGCTAACGAGGGGTGCAAGATACACGACAGTTGTATTTATTATTCCGTTGCTCCAGAGTTTCTCCGATTTTGTTTAGAGGATGATTCGTAAGGGGTATCCATCCCTAAATTAATTACAGTGTAGTTTCTTCCCTTAGGCTTCGGCCCTctgtatttcaaaaaaaaaataagaataaaaaagtaatttagttttaaaataaCTTGCAATTTTTTGTGATGTTTGTAATTTCTTCCCTCATTTCCCCACTTCTTTCATTGTTAGAACAAAACACATGTGAAAATAAAATTCCCCCTCATTCTCCTCTCTTCCTTTTGATAAAATATTTCTCCTCCTCTACCGTGGATTAACCAAACACGCTCTTCAAGATAACAAATAACTTTATGTTCAAATTGATTTTGGAGatattactaaaaaaaattaatttgatttgattcaatGATTTGAGTTAGAATAGTTTATTCAATTGTTacacaaacaataaaaaaaaatatttgatttgttttctCGCGCTGATAAGTTAATGGCCTTCTCAGGGCCTCTTCTAGATCATCGTTCTCACGCAGAACAAATCACAGGTTTCTTCCCCTCATTTCAAACCACAATGCCTGTAGCATTTGATAAGCAACGCCCTCTCGACCTGAAGTTCATGGATCCTTTAGTGAGAGTGTTTCGTTCGACTCCAGCTCCTGGCAACAAAGAGTATCTAGCTTGGCTCAACAAAGTTCAGgcgaaaaaacaacaaagatgggAGGAATTGGGCATCTTCGACGCTATCCAATTGTCCAAAAATGGTCATAGGGTTTGTCCCCCTATGTCGCTTGCTTCGTTGTTCTTCTGGAaaggttcgactaacaccttTCATCTCCCTTGTGGGATGATGACTCCCACTCTtttcgacgtggctgccatcacagggctttcgcCCTTGGGTGAAATCTTCGACCTAACTCTCCCAACGGAGATGAACTTCAACTTCACCAATGCTACTATCACCAAATATATGCAGGATCACTATGACAAGTCCACGGACGAAGTTTCTGATGAAGAACATGTTGCTTTCCTCACTTCCTGACTTTCGTATTACTTGTTTTGTCCAGGGTCAGTTCAAATAGCTAAAGCTTATATACCCCTGGCTATCCAGATCCATGAAGGTCGAAAGGTTTCCTTAGGTAAGCTTTTACTTGCTTATCTTTACCATAGTTTGGGTATAGCgtctctaagaatcaaacacctTCATGAAACCCCAAAGCAGCTTTCTCTGTCAGGACCTTACTGGCTTTTACAACATtggttgaatgccactttcgagtcACATATTGGTTACATTGTCTCTAGGTCCATTCTAGAGGTCATGTATGGCCGGAGGGTCGAAGGCATCAAACTTGcctttcaaactcctcaagacgagtctaacaggcccaaccttctcaaatatgtgaaagtgttttctgaatgtaaaacattcatagcttccaTGGCTCCTTTCTCAAATCGGTGAAAGTGTTTTCTGATTCGTAAGGGGTATCCATCCCTAAATTAATTACAGTGTAGTTTCTTCCCTTAGGCTTCGGCCCTctgtatttcaaaaaaaaaatataagaataaaaaagtaatttagttttaaaataaCTTGCAATTTTTTGTGATGTTTGTAATTTCTTCCCTCATTTCCCCACTTCTTTCATTGTTAACAATACACATGTGAAAATAAAATTCCCCCTCATTCTCCTCTCTTCCTTTTCATAAAATATTTCTCCTCCTCTACTGTGGATTAACCAAACACGCTCTTCAAGATAACAAATAACTTTATGTTCAAATTAATTTTGGAGAgattactaaaaaaaattaatttgatttgattcaatGATTTGAGTTAGAATAGTTTATTCAATTGTTacacaaacaataaaaaaaattgatttgaattatAAATTCATTATTCATCCTAAGTGATTAATTAATAAGtatgattttatcaattacatcGATTTTTATTGGCAAGCATATTAAAATAAGTATGACTATCTAAATTGCATCTATATCTACTATTTTGTGACTAAGCATGAATTGATTACAAAaccaaaatattttatatttatagtttgctttgatttagttttatttttaaaaaataattcaaagtTGAATCCCACCAGTTATCAACTATCACACAATAAAATTCATAAATAGTATTCAATAATAAACTTTAGGCAGTTTTAATAAGAAAATGAATCCTGTcggaaaaaaaatgaattagtttatttacttttttttttttttatatttggatTGCTTCAAGTGTAAACATTCTTATTTGCTACTTGGGCATGCAAATGCAAACCTTGTGAGCCAAAAAtcgaatattttattttacttatatttaaataGGATGATAGGTTTGTCCAGCTGTTTGGGATGTGATATCAATGCCGTAATGGTGTGAGAAACAACACTGAAGAGCCAAACAGAACCGAAAATTATGGGTTGATTGGAATATTTTGGCTAGTTTATCATTGAAAAGGTTAATTGCAAAGGAAGGAAAGTTGTTTCTTTCTTCACTTTTTAAAGGGAAAAAAGTAAGAACTTTAAGCGGTTTATTTAATCCATGTTTGGATTGACAATGAGGGTTTGAGAGTGAGATATTGCAATTTTAACACTTTACAAAGTCATTATGATTTCCTCAAATTCCCCCATCAACCCAATCAAACATAGTAACGAGCTGAAAATGAAAACAGTACCTATTTAACCGCAAAATTTTGATTTCAATATATCAATTtctcaacaaaaaaacaaataacaactACACTAAGCAAATTCTGCTTCCTAATCGGATTCATAAGGAGGGTAAATTCTCAGCACCGGAAACGTGAACGCCGGCGCGTTGAACGGAACTAAACAAAGGGAGAACCATTTTGCGATAATGTAGAGGACGCGAAAGCTCTTCATTGGCGTCGATTTGAACTCCGGTGACGCCGATTTCTCTGAGACGGAAACCTAGTTTCTCGCCTACACGAGAAGCGACTTTAGCGTCCCAGAATCGGTGTGATCTTGGGAAGCGATTGAGGACGGATCGGTAGTGAGTGAGAAATTCTTGCTCTGAAGAAGAAGCCATTGCTATGATGGATGAGTTTGAGGTGTTTGTTACCTGCGCTGTTATTTTCCGGCAGGAGAGGACTAGTTGCAGTATGTGGTGGTGGTGGTTGTGGGTGCTCGCCATCGTTGACGAATACGACGACGTTTCTGTTGCGTTTAGTTTAGGACAACATGCACCTTGTTAAACGTTGCGTTTTGAGGATTGAGGAAATGGGCTGGCACGATTTTAGCCCGTATTTTATTGGGCTAGTTTTTGTGTTACTGAACAGACTTTacgaaaaatctattattattattattattattattattattattattattattattattattattattattattattattagacgtctacccgtgcgatgcacggattAATTTTATAGGGTTAGTTttgtaaattatattatttaaatactatttttgaaatatactcataaattaaatgataaaatatataaTGTTTAAACCAAATTGAGAATGTAGAAAAGTTTGATTTTGTAAACTCAAAATATAAAGTTGAACCTAAAATTACTTGTTCAAATGAACTATGACTTTTATAatataagttttatttatttatgttgcctataatattttaataaattattttttcctAAAAACAATTAGATTTTAAACATTTATATTactttgttttatgaaaaataataacattatctgaatttttttaaatgcAAGTGTATgtaaatgttattattattattttctaaaaactaaaaaaaagagcattattttttatgatCCTAAAATTAGAGAATAAATTATGACCAtcacaaaatttattaataaaaacattAACATTATTATCATTTGAAcatgaataaaaaaaactattgaaaaaactaatagattaaaaaaagaaaatttatgttTGAAAATATGTAATGGAAAGTTTAATAGATTAACAAAGATGAGAAGTTAGGTTTAGATATAAAATAAGTTAGTGATGATAATAGTAATTAGAGATAAAATGATCATTTGAGTTAATGAtgaaataagaaagaaaaataagaataataaaaatagatGAAGCAATGAAGTTAAGAAATCATTACATGTGACAACAAATAATAATTCATACTATTTAAACTTAAATCTATCGCAACACAAACTTTTGAACAATTTCTTTATCAAAGAAATGCATGTTGTGATGATTTAAAGTTTGCCCCTATAAAAGTAAACATAACAAAAAATtagcaaaaaataataaataatattgaacaaaataatttAAGAATATATATCTACATAATTGAATACATCTTATTTTTTATGAGTTGCTCCTTTCATGCGATGCTAATtccttaaaaaaacaaaatacataaGAAAATGAATACATTATAGGAGAATAAAGAGAGGGGGAAGGAAAGAGAACAAATGTCtaagttattataaaataaagCACAATAAAGAATACATAAAAAATCAAAATGGAAGTAGAATAAAGAATTTGCCAAATAAAAATCTTAATTTGAGTTGATGTTTCCTTAAATATgagtaaataaattaaatttcttataaataatatattttttttatgcagTTATAGAAACAAAAATACTAATAAagtatatttgaaaaaaaaaacattcatacATATTGATATGCTTTCAATTTTTTGACGCGGTTATGAAAACAAAatacaaacaaaatatatatgaaaagagAAATTTCAACCTTCTCTGTTTGGTTTGATGATCTCGAGACCGTTTGCATACTAATTGAACCATCTATTTGAAAATTGTGAAGCCAATTTGATTCATCTGCAATCATATGTGTTCacgttaaaatataaaaaagttaaacTATAGAAACAAATTtgatgaaaaaacattaaaaaacaaTAGTTTTTCAAATTAAAGATATAAAAACTTGAATCACATAAACAACTTTTGATGTAACAACaatgaaaataaactaaattgTGATAGTTATCATGTGAAAAGCTCTCatgacaaaaataataaaaaatatatattgaagAAGCAAAAATTGATTAAAAGATCTAAACTAAGCATAAGAAGTATAAAGGAAAGACCAAAATCTAGTACAAAAAACATCAGTAGGCTAATTCTAGACAGAAACCACATGAGACTTAAAATCCTACCATGAAACAACAGCATTGACCCTGCTCAAACAATTCATTCAAACTACAATTATCccaaataataatcaaattaaacatTTTGAGAAAATAATGAATTTGCACAAAGAAAATGGTGTGGACAACTCCATTGAGATAAATTTATACTGAAAGTAAATTGGTGGTTATTTTTCACGAAATTGATAGTTAGTGGGGAGTGTTATGGTTTAGtggattaattttttaattaattcttaattgaaaaaaatgagagaTCATAAATGGAGGTAGTGGAATAAGTTTGtgaaaattattattagttttaattgaaatattaatttattatcatatttttctaaatgaatattaatttattattatttttttaaattaattatttatttattattaatgattaattgaacaaaaaatggctaatttttattatttttttaaattaattatttaattattattaatgattaattgaacaaaaaatggctaatttgaattttttaaaattgattatagTAATTAAGAAACTGTTTTTGAAGTAGTGGgagtttttaattcttttaattaattaaattgtgtcaaaaaaaaaaatttatagcttattaattaatttatttatcctattctataatcctataacttctcCAAAAAAGTTTCCCTCCAAAATCTATAATAATTAGTAAATAAATTTATCCTATTctataatcctataacttctcCAAAAAAGTTTCCCTCCAAAATCTATAataattagtaaataaataaataataataataagaataagaattaattttttattaatcatattaattaatatttatttaaattaaaataatatttcatcATACTTAATTATaatcatattaattaatatttatttaaattaaaataatatttcatcatacttaattaatataataatattttatcctatttaatcaatttaattaattaattaaattaaattaatcaaaaaaagTCTCTATGAGCAACCCATAAAACTTAGTGGGAAGTTATAATGCTTACACCATTACTTCACGTTCATCTTAATTCCTGTAACCCATAATATTCAACAAACTATATATACTTTTTACTCAAAATTTATATTACCTGCG is a window encoding:
- the LOC131621749 gene encoding uncharacterized protein LOC131621749: MASTHNHHHHILQLVLSCRKITAQVTNTSNSSIIAMASSSEQEFLTHYRSVLNRFPRSHRFWDAKVASRVGEKLGFRLREIGVTGVQIDANEELSRPLHYRKMVLPLFSSVQRAGVHVSGAENLPSL